The proteins below come from a single Mya arenaria isolate MELC-2E11 chromosome 8, ASM2691426v1 genomic window:
- the LOC128244667 gene encoding perlucin-like: MCMKMTFIFLLFALIILQTALAECPDGFEHHGTQCYKVLPLEASWIEAKHYCRLLGTELLVIETAAEETTIEGILTKLHGSHLDEVYWVSGSDMISENNWLWLTGDGLSVPMNFSDWGFGQPDNAGHHQDCLLIQYHGVARTSWYDEMCSNQHSFICEIKYVDHEEVVVG; the protein is encoded by the exons ATGTGTATGAAAATGACgtttattttccttttgtttgCATTGATTATCTTACAGACAG CGTTGGCCGAGTGTCCGGATGGGTTCGAGCACCATGGCACCCAGTGCTACAAGGTCCTGCCGTTGGAGGCCAGCTGGATCGAAGCCAAG CACTACTGTCGGCTGTTGGGGACGGAACTGTTGGTGATCGAGACGGCGGCGGAGGAAACAACCATCGAGGGAATTCTTACCAAGTTACATG GATCTCACCTTGACGAGGTGTACTGGGTGTCCGGATCGGACATGATCTCGGAAAACAACTGGCTCTGGTTGACGGGGGACGGGCTCTCTGTACCAATGAACTTCTCCGACTGGGGCTTCGGGCAGCCGGACAACGCGGGCCACCACCAGGACTGCCTGCTCATCCAATACCACGGTGTTGCGCGAACCTCGTGGTATGACGAGATGTGCAGCAACCAGCACAGCTTCATCTGTGAGATCAA ATATGTAGACCATGAGGAGGTTGTTGTCGGTTAG